One genomic segment of Desulfosporosinus sp. Sb-LF includes these proteins:
- the amrA gene encoding AmmeMemoRadiSam system protein A — protein sequence MGLVNTVFVPHPPLLVPEVGRGEERKCQASLDAYHEISRRLAVAEIETVILVSPHAPLTKGGITLSMDDAVYGNFAQFGVEQVSLSFASDPVVIAQFQKHLSGVVPMQGVIDHGAFVPLYFLQKAGWNGKVVLLGMPLEQPEEYGERIGKILDELPGRYALVASGDMSHRLKEDGPYGFDSAGPEFDQSVLKALQRDTKKIISLPTDLVERAGECGYRSLRLALAAKEGAPEVLSYEGPFGVGYLVADLYHSSSLPQWARGCLSAYLKREDPDLNIPHSPEFVVKRGCFVTLKQNGQLRGCIGTTEPWQENLALEIQHNALAAGTQDPRFRPVRVEELDTLSFTVDVLGELEKIEGPEELDPWRYGVVVRQRGKSGLLLPHLEGVDTVADQVSIAKQKAGIPVEDPVEFWRFEVKRHYE from the coding sequence ATGGGTTTGGTCAATACAGTATTTGTTCCACATCCACCACTTCTCGTCCCGGAAGTTGGGCGGGGAGAAGAACGTAAGTGCCAAGCAAGTTTGGATGCTTATCATGAGATATCTCGACGTCTAGCTGTGGCGGAGATAGAGACGGTAATCCTAGTTTCCCCGCATGCCCCGCTCACCAAAGGTGGGATCACACTTTCGATGGATGATGCCGTTTACGGGAATTTCGCTCAGTTTGGAGTTGAGCAGGTCAGTTTGTCCTTTGCCAGCGACCCTGTGGTTATTGCGCAGTTTCAGAAACATCTCTCAGGTGTAGTTCCTATGCAGGGTGTAATCGATCACGGTGCCTTTGTTCCCCTGTATTTTTTACAGAAGGCAGGTTGGAATGGAAAAGTTGTACTCTTAGGGATGCCTTTAGAACAACCTGAGGAGTATGGTGAACGTATCGGGAAAATCCTAGATGAGTTGCCTGGGCGTTATGCACTGGTGGCAAGTGGGGATATGTCCCATCGCTTGAAAGAAGACGGGCCATACGGGTTTGATTCTGCAGGGCCAGAATTTGATCAATCCGTGCTCAAGGCTCTTCAAAGAGATACGAAAAAAATTATTAGTTTGCCCACTGATCTTGTCGAAAGAGCGGGCGAGTGTGGGTATCGGAGCCTTCGTTTGGCACTGGCCGCAAAAGAAGGGGCTCCTGAGGTGCTGTCGTACGAAGGTCCGTTCGGTGTGGGTTATCTAGTAGCGGATCTGTATCATTCGTCATCCTTGCCGCAATGGGCGAGGGGTTGCCTAAGTGCTTATTTGAAGCGGGAAGACCCTGATTTAAACATCCCTCATTCACCAGAGTTTGTGGTGAAGAGAGGGTGCTTTGTAACCTTGAAACAAAACGGGCAATTGCGTGGGTGTATCGGCACCACTGAACCCTGGCAGGAAAATTTGGCCCTGGAAATTCAACATAATGCGCTGGCTGCCGGAACACAGGACCCTCGTTTTCGGCCGGTCCGAGTAGAGGAACTAGATACGCTGAGCTTCACGGTGGATGTCCTCGGTGAACTCGAGAAGATCGAAGGACCAGAAGAGCTTGATCCCTGGCGTTACGGTGTGGTTGTTCGCCAACGCGGAAAAAGCGGGCTGTTGCTTCCACATTTGGAAGGGGTCGATACTGTAGCAGATCAAGTGAGCATTGCTAAACAAAAGGCGGGAATACCAGTGGAGGACCCAGTAGAATTCTGGCGCTTTGAGGTCAAACGTCATTATGAGTAA
- a CDS encoding MarR family transcriptional regulator has protein sequence MENLNESTKIAKLLQEVMLLFKNNMSSVMENTGMTIPQMMVMGILGKEKTLKITELSGKLNLSNSTVSGILDRMEKLGMVERLRSEQDRRVVHVSVAPNFVEMHQIFHKRFEENIALTMDQGTPEELNKIYEGLEVLKRLLRSKEVEKNDSKL, from the coding sequence ATGGAAAATTTAAATGAAAGTACGAAGATCGCCAAGCTTCTACAGGAAGTCATGCTCCTTTTTAAGAACAACATGAGTAGTGTCATGGAGAATACGGGTATGACAATCCCTCAAATGATGGTGATGGGGATTTTAGGTAAGGAAAAAACGCTTAAGATTACGGAATTAAGTGGCAAACTTAATCTATCTAATAGTACGGTATCTGGCATTTTAGATAGGATGGAAAAGTTAGGAATGGTAGAACGATTAAGAAGTGAACAAGATAGAAGAGTGGTTCACGTCAGCGTAGCTCCAAATTTTGTGGAGATGCATCAAATATTCCATAAACGTTTTGAAGAAAACATTGCTTTAACAATGGACCAAGGTACCCCGGAAGAACTTAATAAAATATATGAAGGTTTAGAGGTTCTGAAAAGGCTTCTAAGAAGTAAGGAAGTCGAGAAGAATGATTCGAAATTATAA
- a CDS encoding ArsB/NhaD family transporter encodes MLIGVAISIFIFSYFFIITEKIPRAVTAVFGASLLIILGVLTQEKAIHYIDWNTLGLLIGMMIIVDLTRRSGIFTFLAIWVSKKVKGDPLLLMLSLSLLTAFLSALLDNVTTMLLIVPVALSIADQLEVDPIPFLFSQIIMSNIGGTATLIGDPPNIIIAGQTGLSFVAFLMNLTPIILIIIVVTLFTFYFIYHRKLVTQEELKAKLMDQNEWDHIKDFALLKKSLSVLSLVILGFSLHSFLHLETATITLSGAMLLMIWTHEEPEEVFLAIEWPTIFFFSGLFVLVGGLIEVGVLDRLAEWSMSLTQGNPLFMAMLILFISALLSSFLDNIPFVATMIPLIQKLALLSQFTPTQTEPLWWALSLGACLGGNGTLVGASANLIVAGIAEKNGIKIRYIQFLKVGFPVMILSVLISSVYLVIRYY; translated from the coding sequence ATGCTCATCGGAGTAGCCATCAGTATTTTTATATTCAGCTATTTCTTCATCATTACAGAAAAAATTCCTCGTGCAGTGACCGCAGTTTTTGGTGCCTCACTACTGATTATCCTTGGAGTTCTTACACAAGAAAAGGCGATTCATTACATTGATTGGAATACTTTAGGACTCTTGATTGGGATGATGATTATCGTCGATCTAACTCGACGATCTGGGATATTTACCTTTCTGGCAATCTGGGTTAGCAAAAAGGTCAAGGGGGATCCCCTATTATTGATGCTCTCCTTGTCCCTGCTCACGGCTTTCCTATCTGCACTCTTGGATAACGTCACCACCATGTTATTGATTGTCCCTGTAGCCCTCTCCATCGCTGATCAATTAGAGGTCGATCCAATACCCTTCCTCTTCAGCCAAATTATCATGAGTAATATTGGTGGTACAGCAACTCTTATCGGAGACCCACCTAATATTATTATCGCCGGACAAACAGGTCTCAGTTTTGTGGCCTTTCTTATGAACCTTACTCCCATTATTCTCATTATTATTGTTGTTACGCTATTCACTTTCTATTTTATCTATCATCGTAAGTTAGTCACCCAAGAGGAATTAAAAGCTAAACTTATGGATCAAAATGAATGGGACCACATTAAGGACTTCGCCTTACTCAAGAAAAGCCTCTCAGTCCTGAGCTTAGTGATTCTGGGTTTTTCCCTACATTCCTTTCTTCACTTAGAGACAGCCACCATTACTCTCAGCGGTGCCATGCTTTTAATGATCTGGACCCATGAAGAGCCCGAAGAGGTTTTCTTGGCAATAGAATGGCCCACGATCTTTTTCTTTTCCGGTTTGTTTGTTCTTGTCGGGGGACTTATTGAGGTCGGAGTCCTTGACCGTCTGGCAGAATGGAGCATGAGTTTAACTCAAGGGAACCCTCTCTTCATGGCCATGTTAATTCTCTTCATATCCGCCCTACTATCATCCTTTCTCGATAATATCCCTTTCGTCGCAACCATGATCCCCCTGATTCAAAAACTTGCCTTACTCAGCCAGTTCACCCCCACCCAAACAGAACCCCTCTGGTGGGCCTTGTCTCTAGGTGCCTGCCTTGGGGGGAATGGGACCTTGGTCGGAGCCTCCGCTAATCTCATAGTGGCAGGAATTGCCGAGAAAAACGGAATCAAAATACGATATATTCAATTCTTAAAAGTAGGTTTTCCCGTCATGATCCTCTCTGTATTAATTTCATCCGTGTACCTGGTCATTCGTTATTATTAG
- the cls gene encoding cardiolipin synthase produces the protein MVPLLWFILVVLVFFLLGQLMAQLVIVSESKNPEKTASWLAIFAIWPFFGLILYILFGCSPRKAKLFRSKHLPGNRLPHISYQQKEELSSEDIFFHEGSASSKRLARLLLQSGFAPLSRNNRITVLTNGEEKFQALIRDLESAQDHIHMEYYIFRADQIGKEIQGLLIRKSRSGVKVRMIFDGLGSHNLPKTFLRALTEAGIEIGWFFPLQFPQLIGTLNYRNHRKLVVIDGKTGYLGGINVGDEYLSRDPKFGFWRDTHLRLEGESVQTLQETFLNDWYFITHKEITEERYYPPLEPFGESLTQVIAGGPDSKRESMKELFFTILATAQKEILLTTPYFIPDESMIMALKSAALSGIIVKVLVQGKPDHKIPYLASSSYYEDLLSAGVEIYRYQKGILHCKVLTVDEQICIVGSANFDIRSFQLDFELSAMLYSSELATRLNKDFTLDLMDSIRVDREDHANRPVWQKIKEANARLLSPLL, from the coding sequence GTGGTACCATTGCTCTGGTTCATTCTAGTAGTTTTAGTATTTTTTTTATTAGGACAACTCATGGCACAGCTCGTTATTGTCTCGGAAAGTAAGAATCCCGAAAAAACAGCATCATGGCTCGCAATCTTCGCCATTTGGCCGTTCTTCGGGCTGATTCTTTATATCCTTTTTGGTTGTTCTCCGCGAAAAGCCAAGCTCTTTCGCTCTAAACATTTACCCGGCAACCGATTGCCCCATATCTCATACCAACAAAAAGAAGAGCTTTCTTCAGAGGACATCTTTTTCCATGAAGGATCCGCCTCCAGTAAACGCCTAGCGCGCCTATTGCTTCAAAGCGGCTTCGCGCCTTTGTCCCGGAACAACCGAATTACGGTCCTCACGAATGGGGAAGAAAAATTCCAGGCTTTAATACGCGATCTAGAATCAGCACAAGACCATATTCACATGGAGTACTACATCTTTCGAGCGGATCAAATCGGAAAAGAAATTCAAGGCCTCCTCATCCGCAAATCCCGTTCCGGAGTCAAAGTCCGTATGATTTTTGATGGGCTGGGCAGCCACAACCTTCCGAAAACGTTTCTTCGAGCCTTGACTGAAGCAGGAATTGAAATTGGTTGGTTTTTCCCCCTACAATTTCCTCAACTGATCGGCACTCTGAACTACCGAAATCATCGCAAGCTGGTCGTTATCGATGGGAAAACTGGATATCTCGGTGGAATTAACGTCGGAGACGAGTATTTATCACGAGATCCTAAGTTCGGATTCTGGCGAGATACGCATCTTCGTCTGGAAGGAGAAAGCGTACAGACACTGCAAGAAACCTTCCTAAACGACTGGTATTTTATAACTCATAAAGAAATTACTGAAGAACGCTATTATCCTCCCCTTGAACCTTTCGGAGAATCCCTCACTCAGGTGATCGCAGGCGGGCCGGATTCTAAGCGGGAATCCATGAAGGAGCTCTTCTTTACGATTCTAGCCACTGCTCAGAAAGAAATTCTTCTAACAACACCGTATTTCATCCCGGATGAAAGCATGATTATGGCCTTAAAATCGGCAGCACTCAGTGGAATCATCGTCAAAGTCTTAGTTCAAGGGAAGCCTGATCACAAAATCCCCTATCTCGCCTCTTCCTCTTACTATGAAGACCTATTAAGCGCTGGAGTTGAAATCTACCGCTACCAAAAGGGAATATTACATTGTAAAGTTCTAACAGTCGATGAACAGATTTGCATTGTTGGTTCGGCTAATTTTGATATTAGAAGTTTTCAATTAGATTTTGAGCTTAGTGCCATGCTGTATAGTTCCGAGTTGGCCACCAGATTGAACAAGGATTTCACCCTAGATCTAATGGATAGCATCCGGGTTGATAGAGAAGATCATGCCAATCGCCCTGTATGGCAAAAAATTAAGGAAGCAAACGCGCGTCTTCTGTCACCCTTGCTATAG
- the amrS gene encoding AmmeMemoRadiSam system radical SAM enzyme, which translates to MSNLSKDSYNASCLLCPQRCQLRHGQSGRCHARENREGEIISRIYGEVAAWNLDPIEKKPLYHFYPGSWIFSVGGFGCNLRCSFCQNHEISQRHQVGKKVTPAELAELTRQERKSIGLCFTYSEPSMWFEMIRDTAPLIRAQGGKVVLVSNGTISPRFIEELIPWLDAVNIDIKAFSEEFYQHYCGGKLAWVLDNVERLAGRVHLEITTLVIPEANDDPKEIRGLAQWLQKLGVPLAWHLSGYHPAYRLTVPPTERQTLERLGDIAKEWLPYVYLGNVRGGSATVCPRCGEAVIEREPVVVNRLNGGCCPKCGKGIFGVGMDGV; encoded by the coding sequence ATAAGTAACCTGAGTAAAGATTCCTATAATGCGAGTTGCCTTTTGTGTCCTCAGCGATGTCAATTGAGACATGGGCAGTCAGGACGGTGTCATGCCAGGGAGAATCGAGAAGGGGAGATCATTTCTAGAATCTATGGTGAAGTAGCAGCCTGGAATTTGGATCCGATTGAGAAAAAACCTCTATATCATTTTTATCCTGGCTCTTGGATTTTTTCCGTGGGAGGCTTTGGCTGTAATCTGAGATGTTCGTTCTGTCAAAATCACGAAATATCTCAGCGACATCAAGTTGGCAAAAAAGTAACTCCTGCCGAGCTTGCAGAGCTTACCAGGCAGGAGCGGAAGTCAATAGGACTGTGTTTTACTTATTCAGAGCCGAGTATGTGGTTTGAGATGATTAGGGATACGGCTCCTCTGATTCGCGCACAGGGGGGGAAAGTAGTTCTAGTCAGTAATGGAACGATTTCTCCACGTTTTATCGAGGAGCTGATTCCATGGCTTGATGCGGTTAACATTGATATTAAAGCGTTCTCTGAGGAATTTTATCAACACTATTGTGGAGGAAAACTAGCTTGGGTTTTAGACAATGTCGAGCGTTTGGCAGGACGTGTTCACCTGGAAATCACAACCCTTGTCATTCCAGAGGCAAATGATGATCCGAAAGAAATTAGGGGATTGGCCCAATGGTTACAGAAGCTTGGTGTACCTCTAGCTTGGCATTTGAGCGGCTATCATCCTGCATACCGTTTAACGGTTCCTCCAACGGAACGACAAACCTTAGAACGATTAGGGGATATAGCTAAAGAATGGCTTCCCTATGTGTATCTGGGAAATGTCAGGGGAGGAAGTGCGACGGTTTGTCCTCGGTGTGGGGAAGCAGTGATTGAGCGTGAGCCAGTGGTCGTTAATCGCCTAAACGGAGGGTGTTGCCCGAAATGTGGGAAGGGCATTTTTGGGGTTGGGATGGATGGAGTCTAA
- the spoVAC gene encoding stage V sporulation protein AC, giving the protein MSIKKKKKLSPTQQEYQQFAQEREPKRPIVLNCVKAFFVGGFICTLGQAIQMFFVKYFHLSQESASNPTVAVVIIITVLLTGFGVFDHIAQFAGAGTVIPITGFANTIASAAIEHQTEGYVLGVGGNMFKLAGPVIVFGVFSAFVVSLVVISLRALGVI; this is encoded by the coding sequence ATGTCCATCAAGAAGAAAAAAAAGCTTTCTCCTACTCAGCAGGAATACCAACAATTTGCTCAAGAAAGAGAGCCAAAACGACCGATTGTTTTAAACTGTGTCAAGGCTTTTTTCGTGGGAGGGTTTATTTGTACTCTCGGTCAAGCCATACAAATGTTCTTTGTTAAGTATTTTCACCTTTCTCAAGAAAGTGCCAGCAATCCTACAGTGGCAGTGGTCATTATCATAACTGTCTTATTAACAGGTTTCGGAGTATTTGACCATATTGCCCAGTTTGCCGGAGCAGGTACCGTTATTCCAATTACCGGCTTTGCCAATACCATCGCTTCAGCTGCCATTGAACACCAAACTGAAGGTTATGTTCTGGGCGTCGGGGGAAATATGTTTAAACTCGCAGGCCCGGTAATCGTTTTTGGTGTCTTCTCTGCCTTTGTCGTTTCCCTAGTCGTTATAAGTTTAAGAGCATTGGGTGTGATATAA
- a CDS encoding DUF892 family protein has protein sequence MPIQLSQKETMFLQDLKQHEQHCVQKYNKYSNEAQDPQLKQLFQTHASHEQQHFNTITQILSGQTPNMNQGQGQQGQGQQQSPAMQSGQGSGMQAQGAAFNQNDAELANDMLSTEKYISSTYDTAIFEFQDKNVRQALNHIQKEEQEHGEDLFNYMKSHGMYNVQ, from the coding sequence ATGCCGATTCAACTCAGCCAAAAAGAAACCATGTTTTTACAAGATCTCAAACAACACGAACAACACTGCGTCCAGAAATACAACAAATACTCCAACGAAGCACAAGATCCTCAGCTTAAACAACTCTTTCAGACCCATGCCTCTCATGAACAGCAACATTTTAATACCATCACTCAGATCTTAAGCGGACAGACTCCGAACATGAACCAAGGGCAAGGACAACAGGGGCAGGGTCAACAACAAAGCCCAGCCATGCAATCGGGGCAAGGAAGTGGAATGCAGGCACAAGGTGCCGCATTCAATCAGAACGATGCAGAATTAGCCAATGATATGCTCTCGACGGAGAAATATATCTCAAGCACCTATGATACGGCAATCTTTGAATTCCAGGATAAAAATGTACGTCAAGCTTTAAACCACATTCAGAAAGAAGAGCAAGAACATGGAGAAGACCTCTTCAACTATATGAAATCTCATGGCATGTACAACGTTCAGTAG
- a CDS encoding ABC transporter ATP-binding protein, with protein sequence MIKLYRFLKPYTAYITVVIVLLFAQVLSDLYLPTLMANIVDHGIVNKDVNYILRVGGFMLLVAAGGTLCAIIATYLSSKTAVGFGKILREKIFTKVESFSLHEFDKIGTATLITRTTNDVTQVQQVSVLILSMMVSAPLTCIGGIIMAIQEDRGLTWVLLVSVPVLFAIIGIVLAKGVPLFKLMQVKIDKLNLVLRENLTGIRVVRAFNRIDQEKKRFDDANSDLMNNAVKVNKIMAILMPMMMLIMNFTTIAIIWFGGIRINNGDMQVGSLMAFIQYATQILFSLLMLTMLFIMVPRAQASAVRINEVLDTEPEIKDPFKGNPTSLQRGFVEFKNVSFSYPGAEQPAISDITLSAKPGEITAIIGGTGSGKSTMVNLMTRFYDVESGSVLVDGVDVREMSQESLRAKIGFVPQKTVLFSGTIAENIKYGREEATLDEIKHAAQVAQATDFITEMEAGFNHMIAQGGTNVSGGQKQRLSIARALIRRPEIYIFDDSFSALDFKTDARLRAALKPEIADATVFIIAQRVTTVMDADRIIVLDDGLIAGIGTHKELLNSCEVYREIVASQLSEGEIA encoded by the coding sequence ATGATTAAATTGTATCGATTTTTAAAACCATATACTGCATATATTACGGTTGTCATCGTACTGCTTTTTGCACAAGTCCTTTCCGATCTTTATTTACCGACCTTGATGGCGAATATTGTGGACCACGGGATTGTCAACAAAGATGTCAATTATATTCTAAGAGTTGGTGGTTTCATGTTGCTTGTTGCAGCAGGTGGAACCTTGTGCGCCATTATTGCAACCTACCTGTCTTCCAAAACCGCTGTGGGTTTTGGGAAGATATTGCGGGAAAAGATCTTCACTAAGGTCGAAAGTTTTTCTTTGCATGAATTTGATAAAATTGGAACTGCAACCCTCATTACCAGAACGACAAATGACGTAACGCAAGTTCAGCAAGTGTCAGTTTTGATTTTAAGTATGATGGTCAGTGCACCTTTAACCTGTATCGGTGGTATCATCATGGCCATTCAAGAAGATCGGGGTTTGACCTGGGTGCTTTTGGTCTCAGTGCCAGTCCTCTTTGCCATTATTGGAATCGTGCTGGCAAAGGGCGTACCTCTATTTAAACTGATGCAGGTTAAAATCGACAAATTAAATCTGGTTTTACGTGAGAATCTTACAGGTATCAGAGTAGTGCGAGCTTTTAATCGTATTGATCAAGAAAAGAAGAGATTTGATGATGCCAACTCGGACCTTATGAATAACGCGGTTAAAGTTAACAAGATCATGGCTATCTTAATGCCAATGATGATGTTGATTATGAACTTTACGACGATCGCTATTATTTGGTTTGGTGGTATTCGAATCAACAATGGAGATATGCAGGTTGGATCATTAATGGCTTTTATCCAATATGCCACGCAAATTCTTTTCTCCTTGCTTATGCTCACCATGTTATTTATCATGGTCCCGCGTGCTCAGGCTTCGGCTGTGAGAATCAATGAAGTCTTGGATACTGAACCGGAAATCAAGGATCCTTTCAAGGGCAATCCCACTAGCCTGCAACGAGGTTTTGTTGAGTTTAAGAATGTTTCCTTTAGCTACCCTGGTGCAGAACAACCTGCGATCAGTGATATAACTCTTAGCGCAAAACCAGGAGAGATTACGGCAATAATTGGAGGGACTGGCTCGGGTAAATCGACAATGGTCAATCTAATGACACGTTTTTATGATGTGGAAAGCGGAAGTGTGTTGGTTGATGGGGTGGATGTTCGAGAAATGAGTCAAGAAAGTTTAAGAGCCAAGATAGGCTTTGTTCCTCAAAAAACGGTTCTATTTTCGGGTACTATTGCGGAAAATATCAAATATGGCAGGGAAGAAGCCACCCTAGACGAGATTAAGCATGCAGCACAGGTGGCCCAAGCAACCGATTTTATAACGGAAATGGAAGCAGGCTTTAATCATATGATTGCCCAGGGTGGAACGAACGTTTCGGGTGGGCAGAAGCAACGTCTCTCCATTGCCCGTGCTTTAATTCGCAGACCTGAAATCTATATCTTCGACGATAGTTTCTCGGCACTCGATTTTAAGACAGATGCTAGGTTAAGAGCGGCTCTTAAACCCGAAATCGCGGATGCGACTGTGTTTATTATCGCGCAAAGGGTTACAACTGTGATGGATGCCGATAGAATCATTGTTTTAGATGATGGGCTGATCGCCGGAATTGGGACGCATAAGGAACTATTAAATTCCTGTGAGGTGTATCGTGAGATTGTGGCTTCACAGCTTTCAGAGGGAGAAATAGCATGA
- a CDS encoding DUF421 domain-containing protein encodes MQEWAQVLLKSIALFFLVWAAIRLMGKRNMSQINPFNFISYIVIAIVASLMSINLINLFSGFIALLVWVALPIALDYLSIKSKIMHELIHGKEAVLIKHGKIMEDNLMSVRMTGEDLLAQLRSRNAFNMADVEFAVMETNGIINPYLKSDKKPVTPHDLGTKVAPQAEPQTIALDGNMLEEPLASLGLNPQWLSTELDKIGVSLENVFLGQVDSSGELYLDLFDDVVQIPQPKVKEMLYAILEKSQADFVTFALQTEDTKAKAMFSKNSRKLEDLLNKLRPYLLH; translated from the coding sequence ATGCAGGAATGGGCGCAGGTACTTTTAAAATCAATCGCTTTGTTTTTTTTAGTATGGGCAGCTATCAGGCTAATGGGCAAACGAAATATGAGCCAGATTAATCCCTTCAATTTTATAAGTTATATCGTTATCGCCATAGTGGCGTCTTTAATGTCTATAAACCTCATTAATCTATTCTCTGGTTTTATCGCACTACTGGTCTGGGTAGCTTTACCCATCGCCCTGGATTATCTCTCAATCAAGAGTAAGATAATGCACGAGTTAATCCATGGGAAAGAAGCCGTGTTAATCAAGCATGGCAAGATTATGGAAGATAATCTTATGAGTGTACGAATGACTGGTGAGGACCTTTTAGCTCAACTTCGTTCTAGGAACGCATTCAACATGGCCGATGTAGAATTCGCAGTGATGGAGACCAACGGCATCATCAATCCGTACTTAAAGTCAGACAAAAAGCCCGTTACCCCACACGACCTTGGAACTAAAGTTGCTCCACAAGCTGAACCACAAACTATAGCCCTTGATGGAAATATGTTAGAAGAGCCCCTGGCCTCTTTAGGACTTAACCCGCAGTGGTTAAGTACCGAACTCGATAAGATAGGAGTTTCCCTTGAGAACGTATTTCTCGGTCAGGTCGACTCATCAGGAGAATTATATCTTGACCTCTTCGACGATGTCGTTCAAATCCCTCAACCCAAGGTCAAGGAAATGCTCTATGCTATCCTTGAAAAGAGCCAGGCTGACTTTGTAACGTTTGCTCTGCAAACTGAGGATACTAAAGCAAAAGCGATGTTTTCTAAAAACTCTCGAAAACTTGAAGATCTCCTGAACAAATTACGTCCTTACTTATTGCATTAA
- a CDS encoding DUF1657 domain-containing protein encodes MTVGSQVKQTLASLKGARGTLRVYSTQTRDKETRSIFKYALKETSSIIEDLENRLQTLEFEEPQYKGN; translated from the coding sequence ATGACGGTTGGTTCTCAAGTTAAACAAACTTTAGCGAGTTTGAAGGGGGCCCGTGGAACCTTAAGAGTGTATAGTACTCAAACAAGAGATAAAGAAACTAGGTCTATATTTAAATACGCACTCAAAGAAACCAGTTCAATTATTGAAGATCTAGAAAACAGATTACAGACACTCGAATTTGAAGAACCCCAGTATAAAGGGAATTAA
- a CDS encoding manganese catalase family protein, whose protein sequence is MFKHVKDMEYTVHVDRPDPRFAVLLLEQFGGGNGELKAAMQYFSQSLGCNDPKIRDLLQDIAAEELSHLEMVGECLGMLIGPVDSIPKDFSANHMALLGGGPLLVNSAGVPWSSTFVNSMGDIYTDLSSNAGAELRAKLIYERLLQQTDDAGVKDMIRFLLSREESHNFSFMQAINTLQGTGVNKDFRDSDFSKKYMNMSTGQGDSRGPWNQGNEFSYEENPNEKYGGPAQYGKDPQATGAREVAPGYNDHMRNNPQYSQPQPQLPPKQH, encoded by the coding sequence GTGTTTAAGCATGTTAAGGATATGGAATACACGGTACATGTCGATCGACCAGACCCCCGCTTTGCGGTCTTGCTACTGGAACAGTTTGGAGGAGGGAATGGTGAGCTTAAAGCAGCCATGCAGTATTTCTCTCAGAGTTTAGGATGTAATGATCCTAAAATACGGGACTTGCTGCAAGATATTGCGGCTGAAGAGTTGAGCCATTTAGAGATGGTGGGAGAGTGTCTTGGAATGTTAATTGGCCCTGTCGACAGCATTCCTAAAGATTTCTCGGCAAATCATATGGCCTTGCTTGGAGGTGGACCACTTCTGGTTAATTCTGCTGGTGTTCCTTGGAGCTCAACCTTCGTCAATTCAATGGGAGATATCTACACGGACCTTTCATCAAATGCTGGGGCAGAGCTGCGGGCTAAGCTAATCTATGAGCGTCTTCTTCAACAAACCGATGACGCCGGAGTTAAGGACATGATTCGTTTTCTCTTGAGTCGCGAAGAATCTCATAACTTTTCCTTTATGCAAGCAATTAATACGTTGCAGGGAACGGGTGTCAATAAGGACTTCCGAGACTCGGACTTCTCTAAGAAATACATGAACATGTCAACAGGTCAGGGAGATAGCCGGGGACCTTGGAATCAAGGTAACGAGTTCTCCTATGAGGAGAACCCGAACGAGAAGTATGGAGGGCCAGCCCAGTATGGAAAAGATCCACAAGCAACCGGTGCGAGGGAAGTTGCTCCAGGCTATAATGACCATATGCGAAATAATCCTCAATATTCTCAACCGCAACCTCAGCTTCCGCCTAAACAACATTAA